GctaacaaaaaaatgtattttcttcttgcaaacTGCATCAGTTTGGTAGGTTGCCTAAAAAGTCAAGTGCCCCGCTGGTGTGAAGCACTGCAAAGTGTACCCATTTCTATAAAACTGATCCTGGGTCAAATTTTCAGAGataggctgggaaaaaaatggcttggGGGTTGGACTGGAGTGAGAAGGACCCACGTTCAAGCTACAAATCAACCTGAGCCTTGACTTCCCTCCTCCCAAGACCAAGTTCTCTCTACCATACATCCTCCAGAGAAGGACAAAACCCCAGACACGAAGCCTTGTAATGGCTTTGAAATAAATCAACTTTGCTGTCCTTTCTCAGCAGGGCTCATACctcccagcagcatctcctgcagcaAACTGTCGATCCTGGCCACACCAAAAAGCTTCACGAACTGGACTTGCTCGATCATCTGCCAGGTGATGCTCTGCAGcgggggcagcaggaggaggatatCGCTGAACCGGCCTCGGGAGTCGTACTGGCGATCGTTGATGTAGTCTTCTAGGTTGACTTGGACCTGGAAGCGCATGTTCTTCACCTTCCCGGGCTCGCTCAGGCCTTTGCAgtctgggaggggaaaaaaaaaatgaagttaattgCTGGGCTGTGTAACCAAAAAGTGTTACCCTGTCAGTCAGGTTCTGTAGAGGGAAAAGGATGAGGTGCCAGTGATCCTCTGGCAATTATCTGTCAGAGTCTGCAAGTTTATCTGACAGATTAGCATTGGGCTGCCactatttcctttttcacatGGAATAGGGAAACCATAAGGGGAATTTAGGGCGAAATGGGAATTTGAGGGGAAATAGTAAGAAAATAAGAGCTTGCTTCAAGTGGATATGTCTGGCTATTAGTGAAGAGGAAGGATTTAGATGTTGAACCATATTTGCCCTTCCAAGGAAACGGCCTGGAATTTTCCCCTGAAAACTTTGAGTCTCAACTACTGCCACTAAATTCATGCAGGTTTAGTGCCTATATGAAGTAATTACACCCACTGCAGCACCAGATTCATGTCTTTGACCTGTGGTCGATTCGTTCTTCACGGTCCACTGGTCCAGTTTTGCTTAAGCAAGTAAATGTGCACTCTGGGTAGGGTGAAGGGCCGGAATTTACAGCTTTCcactcctgcctctcctgctaTCTAAAACTGAGATTTCTGGCTCACTGGACCATTTCCTTCACAGTCTACAAAGAATCCACAAGCACCACATTTTAGGGATCACCACGCCAAGAGATTAGATGAAGTGGTTAACAAATTATTGTATGTCAGCATGTAACTCTATGACATGCCTGCTTGTTAGCATGAACGAATTTCACTTCTGTGGAGCTTTgcactttttccttttagatGAAATCACAGCGCCTCACTGTCGCAATGATCTAAAGCTTCACTGAGATACTGATGAGCCGAGAAGGTAATTTGTAAAACTCAATTTGATAATACCACCCTTACTCAGGTTTACAGCAGGCTCTTTGGCGAGCCAAAGTTCATGATGTTTGTAAAACTCCTGTATCTTGATTTCAAATCAGccaacacagcaaaaaaaaataactaatgGAAGATACTCTAATTTCTCCATGCTAATAGATGCCAAAGACAAAAAGACATTGTTCTGGACTGGAGATCTCTTCTCCAAGCTACAGGGCAAGACACACTAAAGGGACTCGAGATGTACCTGGAGGAGGTGTTGTGTGTGCTGCAGGCATGTAGAAACAGGAGCGTTTGGGGGGAACCTGGGCTGAGACAGAACCCCCCGTGTTTGTGGAATGAGAATACAGCAACTGTTGAAAACAAGCTTTTGTTTGCCTCTGTGTGTTTCCCTGTTCTCCATCCTGTGCGGACCAGCCCTGACCTCCAACAAGAGCTGTTAACAGCCATCCTTGATATTTTTGGGTACTCTGAACGGTCCAGCTCTCTGTGGtttttaatgctgctttctGAACTCCGGTGGATGCTCCACACTGCTGCTCAGTTGACTCACTTTGCTTATGCATAATTCAATATAGGCATATATGTCCTTAATAGCCATCTCCTTCATTTCAGACTGATGGGCTTTCCTGAAGCTAAgctacagaagcagcaaaactccTCTAGGGTCTGCAGAGTCTCGCACATCGGTCTGGCTGGAGTTCATACTTGCTAAATAGCAAAGTATTCAGGAATAGGTCACTTCTAACACATCCTTGCTGCACTGCAAATTATTGCTCATTACAGCAGAGGCAGGTGAAATGTAGAGCTGCCGCCGAGGGGTTTTCCTCGTTATCGGAGAGCCCTCAACTCCTTTTCAAGCCCCTTGTCTGGCAATCGGGAAGGAAGCTTACCTGGATCAAAGAAGATGATGGCTTTAAGGCAAGCGTACTCATTGTCATCGATCTGGATGTCCCGCAAGGGCTTCACCAACTCATCCAAGATTCTGGTGGCCACACGAGCGATTTCCAGTTCCGGGCAGTGCATTGGAATGATGAAGTCATTCCCTGGGGAGACAAGAGAAATTCGCCATCAGATTTTCTCTCTAGCTCTGCGGACACGCTCTTATCCAGAAGTTACCCCAAGGCGTGTTGCCAGATAGTCCCGGTGCCCATGTGCAGCAGATTTCCAGTGTGCAGCTTCATACTCAGATTCACGACTGAGAAGCAAGCCGTCGATCTCATTCTTTGGTCCTTATTTATCTCGTTTGCACATGTCAGTGCACCCACACTGTACACAAAGCCTGCTCCACGTTCTGCTCTGGTTTACCCTCTGTTATACCTAGCATCTGTTTGCAAGTGGTGTTGCATCTTtatttttggtgtggtttttttcagataaagttctccctccctcttttttttaatgcatggcTTTCAGGGTCAGTATTCTCATTTTTCCAAGAATAATCCCACCTGTGTTTTTGGTGGCAGAGAGCtacatgaaaaggaaataccTATGTGCActataatttttaatagaaCTTTCTGCTAAGTTTTTAGGCACCGATACCCAAATACCTCATTGCCTGTGTCCTGGCAATTGCAGTTACAAAAACAAGGCAACGCAGTTGGAGATGCCATTTATATATTGGGGGCTTTCTCATCAACAATTTCAAAGCAGTAATGGAGCACTTGTAAAAGTCCCAGTGAATTTGCTTGCTCTTTTTTACACTTCTCCAGAAACCTTCTCAAGCCAGATGTGCAGACCATGctcaggagggcagggaggattTCAGGGAAGCAGGATACTTGGCAATGACACAGGTGTGCAAATTATAAAAGCAAGAGTGTATTTCACTACTTTACCTAATAACAGAAAATCGGTGTATGGTATGGACCGCTTGGCTACCCCGAGGAGCAGGTGTTCTCCTGCATGGGCTCTGAGCAAGGCAACCTGGAGatggcacagaagaaaaaaataacattatgtttgaaaagcagagaacagaatgGTCAGCTGTTGCTGTTTAGATTCAGCCAAATTTGGTGTTTGCTTAGATATGTCAGATCTACAGATAAAGTACTATTAAGAGCTAGACATTATTAGTATATCTTCACTTTGCAGAAGTGCTACATTCATGGCAAACtaaacaaaaagctgttttcaatGAAAGAGCAAAGAGGGACTTGAGTCATTTCAGTTCTTAGGAAATAAATGGCTTTTATATTCAACTATCAGCTACCAGTAAAAGGAAACCCAGTCTTTTTTGACTGGGTCCTTGTGCAGACTGGAGTGACCAACTCTATTATATTTTGGGGGACTTTGGCTACTTGACTTATTTTTAATCGATCCCTTGtcctttattattctttctctcCTATTAGTTTATGGCTCTGCATAGGGTGATCTATGTGTTAATGTCAGATTCCTCTGTTGAAAAGTATGGCTGGGAATTCCTATCGAAGGCGGTGGGTTTGCAGGGAAGAGGCATTTGCATTTTACCTGGTCATCAAGTGGGAGCTCACAAAACGCCGGGATGTATTTTGCCCATTCAACCAGCACCAGAAGCTGCTGTTTCATGGATTCACACACATCGTTGATGGTTGCCACCTTCTTCATAGCAATGTCCGCGCTGTGCGCCGGACTCAGCGACGAatactgaaagagaaacaacccAGTTGCATTGGGACCAGATCAGGGCTGTTTTGCCATCCTTGATAGCAACGATTCACTGATAACACGGTCAGCCTTCGCAGACATTAATCTCATCACGTCATTGACAAGACATTTGCCGTCGTGGTTGCACACTTATTTATTTGCTCAGCAGTGTATATAACCTGTCCAATGTACAGCCCATGGGGAAGCCTCCACGAGGTGGTGCTCGGTCCCAACAGacacccctccctcctccacctTCTTCCCACTCTCCAGGCTGGCTCAGGACAAAATCTGATTAATATTCCCCTTCCCAGCAGtagccagcagcactggggctcaGCTTCCCATCAATCACTTAAGCCAGCCAAATGCACGAAACGCATCCAGCCTTTCTCCCCCGAGTTGCTGTCTGGGACACAAAGCACCCATTTCCAGCTCTAAAAAGCTGCGTGGGGGAGGAGAGGGTTAAAACATCgtaatttttgaaaaggaagTGGACGCATTGCTGCATGTAATATGCAACATCTGGACCATATGTTTCAGTGGAGAAAGGATATTTGCATAAGAATTTAAAGGATGCGCAGGGTGAAATTCATTGCggaacatgaaataaaaaagcaatcagCGTTAGCTGAAGCCCAGCGTTTTtattacctttatttttctctcctaaaATTGTTGCTCTGGTAAAGTTACAAGAAAAGATATAATTGACCATGACGGGAACATTGTGTTCTGAGCAGGACAGAGTGTGCAGCAAAGAGGGATAAATTTCTGCATGAAATGCAATGGATTTTTAGGGATGCAGCAACAATTtaggctgggggcagaggggaccGGGGGTCTGCAACATCCCTTAGCCCTTGGAATTTCAGCTTTGCATCTCACATGCCAAAGGCTGCATCTGTTTTTTGCAGGACTTGTTGTCTTGATAATGCACCAAGGATTTTTGCTGTCTGCTTTTGGATACTTCtaatgcattttcttccctgtggcTTTGCGCAAGAGCCATCCGAGGGCAGAAAAAGATCCAGCCCTGGTTGGTTTAGTGAGTTCCTAACTCCATATGGAATAGCTGAAGGCCACGTACTCATTCGGAGGGCTGGCCCTGCATTTCATACCTGCTGTGCCATGGCCTCCGCCTGAGTGAGCACGTTGATGGAGAGCGAGCCGTTGTCCTCGTAGCTGCTCCTGCGAATGCTGATCCTGTCACGCTCATTCTGCACAGCTGAAATGAGAGCGAGCAGCGGTTGTGTTAGCAAGAAACTTCCCCCCCAACCGATGGCTGCTGTCGCTTTTGGTCCCCAAACGGGAGCGGATGGGGCTTTAGTGCCTGCAAGACCCTCCACTCTTGCTGGAGGCTGCAATAAGATTAAACaggccctggggaaggggaaaaaggccACCACAGAGGGAGAAGACCAAGCACAGGAGCAACAGAGGGCAATAAGGCCATTTGGCAGTCAGAGCATCCCCTGCGGGATGTTAGCTGGTCCGACGGGGTTTGATGCAGCTCGGGGAGTTTGGGGACTTGGTGTCGACCCTTTTCACTTGGCAATGCACCCACACTGCTGGAGTCCTGGCCTCCCGTACCCTTTTTGCCATGTCTGCACCTGAGCTCCCTGTACAGCAGGATGCTCTTGAGGTTCCATCTTGTCTCTACGGCAGCACTGGAAAAACCATCCTCTGATCCCACCCCAAAGCAGCCTCGAGGTGTGCCCTGTCCCTGCGGCATCGCAGGCGGTGGTCCCCAGGGGACATAGCCACCGCTCACGGAGAACACGAAGAGTCACCTCATTAAGGAAGCTCCAAAGAAAGGAAGCTTAAATTCACTGATTCCCCCTTAAAACCATTCCCTCAGCTTTACCCGTCACGCTGGTGATTTCAATGAGTCTGTAACCCTGTGGCAAGGCCAGCA
This genomic interval from Buteo buteo chromosome 11, bButBut1.hap1.1, whole genome shotgun sequence contains the following:
- the LOC142036238 gene encoding hepatocyte nuclear factor 4-beta-like; this translates as MKLCQSIMDMDMPDYVDSLDSSYTMLEFDSLRVLPNNTDNTPSESANTNLLTNGIGSLCSICGDRATGKHYGASSCDGCKGFFRRSVRKNHVYSCRFSRQCVIDKDKRNQCRYCRLKKCFRAGMKKEAVQNERDRISIRRSSYEDNGSLSINVLTQAEAMAQQYSSLSPAHSADIAMKKVATINDVCESMKQQLLVLVEWAKYIPAFCELPLDDQVALLRAHAGEHLLLGVAKRSIPYTDFLLLGNDFIIPMHCPELEIARVATRILDELVKPLRDIQIDDNEYACLKAIIFFDPDCKGLSEPGKVKNMRFQVQVNLEDYINDRQYDSRGRFSDILLLLPPLQSITWQMIEQVQFVKLFGVARIDSLLQEMLLGGTTIDLQYQSGPPNLNLEPLPGHVLPSTMSSVIHTAPDPSPEPSLPSPSTSTGSEDYKLGSSAGPNAVAQLLPQTVIPKQEIL